The nucleotide sequence TTATTCGGAGTGTCGGCGATCACCGAACGGCCGGAAATTTTGCAATCGATGAATCATCGGAATTTCATCACTAGTCCCTTTGTcacagtgatatgtgtacccccgtgatatgtgtacccccgcacacatatcactagtgatatgtgtacccctgGTAGGGATACACAAAACACTGAAGCTTTGCACCCGGGCCTTTTAGagcttcaaagaaaacatgtgCCCCATAGACATATATAAGCTTAGCTAGTAATTTGCTGGACAGACAAAAGCGCTTGCTTTACCAAGGGATACACATATTGACTGCGATTGCCGCGATATGCGTATCCACATTGTATCCCCAAGATGTattggggatacacatatcactgaacggcgatcgcagtgatatgtgtatcccctgACTAACTCGCTgtcgtctgtcaatttggaatCAATAATACACTTACTAGCCATATATAAGCTTAGGTAGTAATTTGCTGGACAGACAAAAGCGCTTGCTTTACCAAGGGATACACATATTGACTGCTATTGCCCGCGATATGCGTATCCACATTGTATCCCCAAGATGTattggggatacacatatcactgaacggcgatcgcagtgatatgtgtatcccctgACTAACTCGCTgtcgtctgtcaatttggaatCAATAATACACTTACTAGCCATATATAAGCTTAGCTAGTAATTTGCTAGAAAGACAACAGCGCTTGCTTTAccaagggatacacatatcacttaCTACGATTTCCGCGATATGCGTAACCCCGAGATATGTTgaggatacacatatcactgaacgaGAGATCTCAGTGATATACGTATCCCCTGGCTAGTACGATGTCGTCTGtgtactttttaaatttgtcaatgacACATATGATTGGGAATCAATAAAAATTGCTGTCAGttggtgaaatatttcatgCACTTACGTACTAGCCAGTAAAGGAGCTAGTAGCAAGTAATTTCAGTGCTAGACAGGCGACAAAGCCGATACGATTGTAGTCACCAGTGATATGTGAATCCctaagatatatttttgtttaaatgacAATTTCGATTCCTTTATATTTCCAATAGATTGTTTGATGTTTGCTACTGGCCCATAAGAACTGTCGGACTCGCGAGTCGTGTCTTTACAGTTCTGATTGTGGAAGATGGTTCAGTGAACGATTTGCGTCCATTAACACAAGTTAGccgtaattatttattttttggaggggaggggggtgggggatacacatatcactggccgccatcttggagggggtacacatatcactagtgatatgtgtgcgggggtacacatatcacgggggtacacatatcactgtgACACCCTTCACTGCACAATCACCCGAGAAGATACATtacatgtttacaattttaGGCATTACTCAAAAATTATGTGGTGGGAAAGGATGGAATTTTGTTGTCGAAATATTTGAAGGAACGAACCTGCTGGGATCGTCAACGAGAATGAAGATGCCCTTCTTAAGAAAGTACTTCgtaaagaagaaaggaaaaggaggCAAAGAACGGCTACAAGGCAAATACAAGAAGCGTGAAAACACAACTGAAATTCTTGAGGGTACGTTGTCAAATCCGCTTTTCCGATGGGAATGTATCATCAAGAAGTTTTATCCTTCTTATTGGGAAAGATCGCTAAATTAGGTTGTGTAGCATTTGCAAGATACGTCGCTGATTTTCGGTTCGACAACTGTTTATTCCAACCATGTGTTTATTTCGATCGTATGTATAAAGAAAACTGCCCGAGGCAATTTGGACCATTCAACTCTGATTCGAGTGTATCACATACTCGAAATTGTTGTTTCAGGAAAATATCTCTTCATTCTATTGTTTATATCAGAAGATAGCGATCTTGCTGCAGTGTTATTTTATAGaagtcaaatattttcaattgaagaaattaGTTTTCTCTAAAAATGTGGTAAAACCAAACGCTCTCTTTCCTAGTAACATTTTTGTTTAGGAATTGATTATCGCACGGCATGCCTTATTGAATTCTTTGAATAGCTTTTCTTTCAGCATTGCAAGAGGTGCGATATAGAAACAAAAAACTAAGATAGACAGTTATGTACCGAAAGAAAGGTTGAATTTTTAGTGCACGTTTCAGAGTCACTGCTATATATATTGGTTTGATGAATCAATATTTTCACACTATAGTCATTGTGTAATTTCTAGGTCGGAAAAATGACCAGAAATATTATGATATTGCCTCTTAATTTAATCAATATAGTATCAATGTGTGGCCTTGAAGCAGTTGTTCAGACGTTTTTCTCATGCTGTGGTGTCTGGCGAAAAATTTCCCAAGATCATAATTTGGAAGAATTCTTTATGTAGAAATCCACTTGTATTTTTTCGGATTgagttaatatttttcattctttaatctTGTCCCATGTAGACAAGACCATGTGGCATTTTTCAATTACATGCACAAGTATTTTTTATGTATCCAACTTCTCATATATTCACATTTGCCCCATCTTTCTATTTTATTTGTCAAGAACGCTTGAAGAGATGTGCATCAACACCTTGCTTCCAGTCAGTACTCTCAGAAACAGATATTTCAGAATCCTTCATCATGGACTGTGCTAGCACTGATAATGCTGGTATTGTAATGGTTGCTCATGACAGCAATCCAAATAGAACACACAGTTCTCACCTGCACCCTGATTTACCAGATGCTGGAGAAAGATTGTCACAATCCAGTTTTGAAAACAGTAGAAACAATAATATGGGTGATATTTTAGAAGTAGTACAAAGACTACAGATGACTGCAGAGTCATGTCAGACTTGTACTACTGACAAAACACCCCCAGAGGCTACAAAATCGGGATACCGACACCCACCTCCATATCCTGAGCAAATGGAACACTCTATGAGCCCTTTGGATAAGTATCGACATCCTCCTCCTTATAGAGAGCCTGTGGACACCATGTCAAAGTTTGATGGAGCTAGTTTCTACTCCCACAGGGCAGGAAAAATGGCTGGTGATTACAGTGCATTCTATAATCTTGAGGAATCAAACTACAGACATCCTCCATCTTACAGTCATTTCAGGGCACTCCCTGGGCCTTCGGGAGATAGTGTTTCTCTGGACAGTAGATTAGCTAATGGACCTCCTAAGCTTAAAGTGGACAAGAAAGTCATGAGTGAATCAAATTTGAGTCCTGCTGGTTACAGTTATGCACAGAATGCACCGAAGAATGTTTCAAATTTGTATGGTAACAAAGGACTGTACAATGCATATGGTGGAAAGCCAATCTCAAATGCTCAAGATTCAATCAGTTATGATCTGTCTTATGGTGAGCCTTACATGTCAGAAGCTGCATCGCAAAGGTTTGGATTCTATACAAATCAGGGTGCTACATCCACAAACAATGGGTTTAGTGAAAATGGAAGTGAGTTGTTTACTTATGGAGAAAATGGTTCTACATTTTCTGGCAGAGGTCAGGGAATCTATACATCACAGGCTGAATCTGTGGCAAAACCACAAGGACCTGTCACCATGCAGCAAGGGAGATTTGGTGAGAAGTTCTTCCCCTCTGGCAACATgaatgacaaaaagaatttaGGTGAGGAGAAATGTTGTGGTTTGTAATTTTTGAGTAGTTCATTAGAATGGAATAGAATGTAAAAGTTAATTTAATGTTGAAGACAGGGAAAGTGTTTGCACAATCTTGTGAGCTAAAGGCTCATGTTAAAAACTCTTGACATTTAAAAATGCTTATTGGTGTCAGAGCCATACCACCCTCTTATGATACAGTAAGACCCCACAAACTTGAACCTGGTTGACTGAACTCCTTGCACACTGGAACAAAATGCAATTTCCCTGGATTTGACcccatttttttgttatttactaTCAACTAACTCAAGCTCAGTTTGCTTGAACTCCCTGTTTACTTTAACTATTTCACTTTCCCTTAGCTCacatttacattttgataaCTAGATCTTTAAGTAAAAATGTCTGTCAATAATTGTCAAAGTCTCAGAACATAGCTGAATGACAGCTTTGATTAATGGACTATGCAAGTAGTGCTAGCCTGATACAGTGCTTAATTGATTATAACATGATAAGAGTTTTGAAAACGTAATGTATTTAGCCTAACTTCCCAAACTAAATGTTCTTATCAAAAAGCTCTTATAAAACAGACTTAATGTTTGAAAATGATTGTTGATTGTgcaagaatagaaaaaaaaaacacattccCTTATTAATTACTATTAGGATAATTGAAATTTAACACCAATCCAAATAATTTGAATTCCTGCTAATTCAAACCATTTTTCAATTCCCTTGGGAGTTCCAGTCTTTGTGATTCTTCTGCATTGTCACTTCTGAGAAGAAGAATATGAAAGAAATTTGGTAATTTTGAAAGAAGTTGTTGTCATACATTCCTGGTCTTTTTAGTTGATTATTAGCTTTTAGTTGATCGAGGTTCATTCAAATTGTGCCCAATAAATCTCActtgaaccctttacaccctaacatcaatatgcatattctctatactgtcctctatacatttccttaggtgttgataaggagaatttgttcaataatcaagagcttttctaattggtgatcatttcctttattctcgtgacctgattgtgtgattcaggggtgacatcaAAGGGAGAAATTCCAAAGGGTTaagggaaaaatttacaaaaagtgACCAcctagttttgttttctcttggtcgtttttgttttattgttgttgttattattttttttaaacaatgtttttcttcctctaGTGTTTAATGGCAGTCAACTCAACGAATTAGATCTGTCTCTTCCTCCTGGGTTCCAAGTGTCATGGACTCCAGATGGGAGAAAATATTACATAGAGTAAGTTAACAAATACCAACTAACTTAGAAAAGTGTAACACCTTAAAAAAGTTGGGATATTTCAGGAGTGGAGATAGTACAGTGGTGAGAGTGCTTGTCTTTCGTTTGgtcagtcaattttttttttgtaatatgaaTGTTCATCTGTCTTAGAGCAACTGAAGAAACAGTTCTAACGATTCATACTTCAATGTTATCAAATCTCCATTTTGTTTTAGTCACAACACAGAAACAACAGATTGGTGTCACCCACTTGAGAAAGCAGGTACAGAATTTTTTTGAAGATAAGTTAGTGTTATCAGCTGAGTTCATAAATTACATGTGTATATGGACTAAACATCAGCTTTGGAATCTCTTTACAGTCatcaattcacattatcaacccagttgttaaaa is from Pocillopora verrucosa isolate sample1 chromosome 7, ASM3666991v2, whole genome shotgun sequence and encodes:
- the LOC131795825 gene encoding scaffold protein salvador, with the translated sequence MFTILGITQKLCGGKGWNFVVEIFEGTNLLGSSTRMKMPFLRKYFVKKKGKGGKERLQGKYKKRENTTEILEERLKRCASTPCFQSVLSETDISESFIMDCASTDNAGIVMVAHDSNPNRTHSSHLHPDLPDAGERLSQSSFENSRNNNMGDILEVVQRLQMTAESCQTCTTDKTPPEATKSGYRHPPPYPEQMEHSMSPLDKYRHPPPYREPVDTMSKFDGASFYSHRAGKMAGDYSAFYNLEESNYRHPPSYSHFRALPGPSGDSVSLDSRLANGPPKLKVDKKVMSESNLSPAGYSYAQNAPKNVSNLYGNKGLYNAYGGKPISNAQDSISYDLSYGEPYMSEAASQRFGFYTNQGATSTNNGFSENGSELFTYGENGSTFSGRGQGIYTSQAESVAKPQGPVTMQQGRFGEKFFPSGNMNDKKNLVFNGSQLNELDLSLPPGFQVSWTPDGRKYYIDHNTETTDWCHPLEKAGLPDGWEKIESPNFGVYYVNHNTKITQYEHPVKTQFIQHQQQQERRVSDGGRPESQAIPAQNPLVPANPYISEEIPEWLQIYAKASPDYDCFLKWDLFRYAELDCWQTMLKRLYKKEVEQVVMRHEEYRQALQREYERKQKIEEDKRLSDQALADLDELDKELAKY